The Sesamum indicum cultivar Zhongzhi No. 13 linkage group LG6, S_indicum_v1.0, whole genome shotgun sequence genomic interval taataatatccGGCGAGCATTGTATTTATTTCCTAAAACTGTAGTGGAAATTCAAGTCTCCGAATCCCATGACAATGCATGATTGCTTAACACTTTGACACAGCCCTCATAGAGCAgaacataaacaaaaaggtCAAGAGGGATCCACAGATCTCTTGAGCTTCTCATTCAAGAACTGGTCTCATCAACTTAAAGTTGTGCATAGAAAGTCACATATACAGCTTGAAGGAGATAACTCAAGTATAACAAATCACAGATGCAGACAAAAGCGAACCATCTTAACTTTTCTCCTTCTGTTTTACGGAAGCGtcaaaaattactaataaaacATATCAGGCTGCAGATCCTGCATTATTTGAGAAtggataaataaatgaatcattCGTTTGACCATTGAACTTGACAAAGGAACAAAAGGTGATAAAGGATAGGTGAATTCtacataaacaaaagaaatgccATGTTCAAAACAGAAGACTTAATGCCTCCATGCAACCTCCGTCCATTCGACGCCTTctgatatttttctatttaagaTGATCCCGAAGATGACACAGTCCGATCATCCACCAGTCTTCCTATTAAAGTGGAACATGTATCAATAGTGAAGTAACTCTTTAGAATCTTTAAGCAGCAAAAAGACAACCAACAAAAATTTCCCGGGTTCGACCGGACAGATAACTccaaaaaagcaaagaaacaaTTACTATAAATGTAGGGAACAGCAAATCTTCAGGAAACTATATGCATAGGGGAGCTAATTTTTTCTAACAGACTGAACGAGATGACAAAATCATTCATAATTACTTGCATAAAATAGATTTTATCCCAACTTGAAAATACTACAGTTAATCACCAATAGAAAATTACGGATATATCCACAGTAACACCATGAGTAAAGCTCAGTCAGAGAGTGTGGTCCATGCTTTCTTCCCTCCTCATCCTCAAACAGCCAGCAAGATTCATCTCCTGACTGTAATTTGGAcgatataacaaaattacaacaagttGAATGTCATAGGaaacttttaaaatcataaaatcattGTCTAAGCAATCCTCCATACCAGTGGGAACTTTACATCTATATCGCTCTTCTCAAGGATTAGTTTCTGGTCATTGGAACTATGGCAATCATTTCTAGACTCTTTTACACGAGGGGCAGGCACATTTAAGTAAACAAAGCCGGTGGCAACATGGTCAGGAAATTGCTTAAAGTAGTTGAGGGGCACAGGATTGAGGAGATTCCCATTCAGGACGGGGTAAACAGGGAGCTCCTCCGGCAAAAAACCAGTGTATAAACCCTCGTACAGCTGGTGCTGAATGTAAGGACCACACATTTGACTATTTTGATTGACGTACATCCATCCGGTAACATAGGCCAGTGAACCATATCCAAGGTTCGACGACCCACCGACATCGCAAATTTGTGAATATTCAGCGTCGTTCGTATGCAACTTGTTGCTCATCGGGGGCCGATTTGACAATTATCACCTGTTAGAGCAAGTTGAAGACGTTAGGGACTTTGATTTGGGGCATACAGCCCCAGCCGCAGCCCTAGGTGAAATTTGTGTGGTTTATTCCTCAGCGTAGTggtacataaaaaatacatatgcaCGATGACAATAACAGCGCCCCTCTATGATAAGAGCGTGCTTATTGTTGGTGCGATAATCATCCTGTTGAAAAGATCAATATAATcagttgttttattttaatacgCTGTCGTGAATGGTGATTTAACATGATGTGAGAGGAGACGAtgcataatttcaaatatttggtTAATTGCGTATACTACCCGGGTTTTATAAAAATCTGCAAAAGACTccaaaatgttaaaatataaCCTAAATCCCCCTATGTTTCATAAATATCGCTAATATGCCCTTTCCATTAATTATTCTTACCtcttaagttttttatttaattgaccATTATACCCTTTGATGcgagcaaaaagaaaaagtgttgCTCGAGTCCACTAGGAGTGGAAGTAGTAAATAAGTGCTGGAAATAAAAGAGGTGTAAATGGATGATGAAGAGAGTATTATTACTCGTTTTTCGTGTACAAAAGAAAGATGGATATCGAAGTAAAACTTTAAATACGAAATACAGtatttcttttagataaaGCGGTAGTATGAAGGTGAAAGTTATAGTATGTAGGCTTAAGTTCAAAAACATATCATCCTCCCGCTAGGATACTCTCTAATTTATAGACAACCATCAATCGGTTGGAGAAGATCACGAATTCAGTGGAACATGATCTCAAAATGATTAGATAAGGTTGAATCTCTCACGAATTCGGGGGAGAGTCCCCAGCGGTTGGAGGATCCGCCGAATTCGGTGGAGGGTTATATCTTGGTGGTTGGAGACTCTCCATCCCAAAGGGCAATTGGAGTCCGCTGCAGATGAAGATATTTTCTAAAGATAAGGATGCCTTCCCAAATTCTTTGGGAAGTGGTCGAGCAGATGTTTTCTCCCAGTCGGAGTTCAAGCTTTTAGGGTTTAAAGGTTACTTTTGGATTAAGACGCCACGTGTCCCCGGGGGCTGCTGGTCTTTTTTTGAATCTGTGAGATGTGCCTCCAGAGATTCTATGTGTATACCACTTAGGCCACCTATGGATGGTCCGTGGGATGGGCTTTGACTTTGGTTGGGGAATTTCAAGTCCATAAACTTCTTTCTAGGCTTGTGAGGGTTCTTGGGTCGGGGCCCTCTCAGATTTGTGCTGGTGGACTTCTTTTGGCCAATTTAATTCTTGGGTGCACCTCTTGTCGGATTCCCTGGGGGCTCTATCTGTAATGGGCTTCCTGAGAGCATTTTAGGCCCTTACCCGAATTGGGCCTCCTGAGAGCACTTTAGGCTTTGCATTTCTTTGGACTcttgtgatatttttattctttttgggTAGCTTGATCCTATTAAAGTCAGCCCATTTCATAGGTATCACCCTCTATTatacactatttattttaatagccATTAAATCTTTCTTGCTAATACGACCATAAGTAGCTAGCCCAATCTGCGACCCACATACAAGAGCCCAATACAACCCAAGGAAACCTAATGAAGCAGGAGGTCTAGAGAAGGCCCAAAGAAGCTTCCCTCAATCATCGGTCAAGAAGGGCGAAGCCCAAAGAGATTGGCAACCCAAAGGGTCAGAGGGCCCAATGCCACCCTGTTCGCCAGAATGACGCTTGCCAACTGGTGATGAACTACTCGGGCAAAAAATGACGAGGACGCACACGTGGCCAACCCCTTGGGAAAACGAGATATGATCAGTAGGACCCCTATTTCACCTTGAAGCATCCCCAGCTAGGTCGGACTGTAACACCCCCTCCATAAATACATTCCATCTCATAAGAAATTCacatttaactaattaagaaaaattatgttttgcTCAATATATTATGTAGACATTATGGAATGACATACATCACCAAAATCCTCAACCTTggcatttataaatataagaaaatgacGAAACGTAAAgtttctaattattataaaacttaATACAAACCCACCGAAAGTCTAATACCTATGCAATTATGTAGCTAGGGCTTCCAACTTAAGATATCACTGTTGAACCACCTAGGAATAGCAATGATCCGCCTAATACTAATAATGTATACTCTATCCTTTCAGGGTCAATTGTTTTGCCACAATATGATGACAAGTCAAAAGATTAAGCAATGTTTCCATTCTGTTGTTATGTTCACTAATTTACATAGTTGGACTaggataaaaagaaattaatttgtggtGAGTATGATATCCTTCTTTGTAGTACCAAGTACCAACTACAACCACTGTACACAATCAACATAACTACATATGCCTAGTACGAATAACGTAAATGCAAACTTGACTTTTCtgttccaaaaaattatatatacaaacttgACTTTACTACAAACACATTACAATATCAATTTACAAATGCACATGCAGAATAACGtataataacattttaataTCCACCGATATctgcaaataataaaaaatattatgaaatctATGTTAAAAATGtgctttcatatatttttcgaaATCAAGAAAGGTCAACTCATACACGCTACACGCTGCACCCGTAGTTACACATGCATTCATATAATAGATCTAAGTATATGAATATGTACCTCTACAGATAAACTGATATTGACATACAATATCCAATATAAATGCACAAAGGCAGACCGGGACAGAATATAGTATTatgatatttcaattttgggGTACCGGAGGgagctttttttattataatctgTAATGAATTCCAAGGAAATAATTATTCCCCATGGTTAAatgagaaatgaaaaggaataaACTGGACAAGAATATAGTATTATGATATTTCAATTATGGGGTAACAGAGGgagctttttttattataatctgTAATGAATTTCAAGGAAATAATTATTCCTCATGtttaaataagaaatgaaaaggaacAAACTACCCTTTAAcgccaagcatttgtattagCCTTCGGAAACAAAGAGTAACTCTTTTTGAATGCTCATTATCTCATATCAAACATGTGATTTGTATCCTTGGAAGTTGCATGTGTGTAGGTAACCTCATAGCTATATAAAACTTAACTAAAACTTATGTTCCTTTTTTGTCGGGTAATAAGTAATGAAAATGATATGGCATCCCGGAGCACATTGGAATGTGCCACAGTACAACCACACCACGTGATCTCTAACTCTCAAGGCAAGCAAGAGCACTCGTAACCAGCTGCGACAGAAGAGTACCCTTTCACACTTGGCCAGGCCCGTCCTAACAGAGTAGCCCCCTAATTAACCACCTAATCAGTCCTGCACTTTCAAGTCTTATGGTGTACTCTGACAAGATTTGTCTGAACAGAGCAGCCCTAATTTAGCCACCTAATCAGTTCTGCGCTTTTCACTCATGTACTCTCACAAGATTGGCTTAACGGAGCTCCCCCTAATAAACCACCTAATCAGTTCTGCGCTTTTCAACTCTCATGATGTACTCTCGCAAGATCGTCTTAACAGAGTAGCCCCCTAATTAACCACATAATCAGTTCTGCGCTTTTAAACTCTCGTGACGTGCTCTGACAAGATCCATTCCCCTTTCCCTTAAAGGAAGTGACTATTTGTAACATTAATATTCAAAGCAACAAACAATTTCCAGATGCTTCTGATATTCATTAGGGTCTGCCACTAAAAATTATTAGGCACTCAATAAGTAGTAGATAAAGAAATAGGAGACACATACCAGAAGCCTCGACATACAATCCACTAAGCATTTCGCATGTCTACAGACTGCTTGCTTCTCCCTACgcaatataaaattgaaaaagaaaaggaaataattgGGACTTGCACCATCCATGTATTGTTGAAAAAACTTGGTCATCACTCTTTAAGTTAATTCAGCAACCAATACGCTACGTACAAATTGCGAAACCCTACTATCAGCATTTGCAACGGAAATTGCATGTACAAATTGTGAAACTCTACTATCAGCATTTGCAATGGAAATTGCACTTAAAAGCTATGTAATTGTACCAATCATGTCACCGAGCAAGTGATCTATTGTAACAAATTGAGCATTTATCATCTCAGTCACTTTTGAGCACCCAAGCTCAAATCCTGgatgtaaaaatttgagatGCACATGTTGCTGAACTAATGCAAATTATTTAACACAAATCCATAGGACAATAAGGACTCTCTTACAAAATAATCGTACCATTAAGACTTAAGATCACGCTTGTATGATAAATGGAAGGCAGGAAACCGTAATTTTCACACAGTGTTACAGGCCCAACTAGTAGATAACCTGGGATACTGGAATAGGCCAAGATCAACTTCAAGTTCCCATGTAAGACACATATGAAGAATCATTGCAATCTCAACACAGGAGGCAAATATAGCAAGTAGGATAGATTCATTCTTAAGAATTCATATTACCCATTGTAAATTGTTTCAGCGAACCATACAATTTTGCAATCTTCCGTGAGAGCATGACTGTGTGCAACCACCCTGTGTGAGAGGATGTTCTTTTATACCTACCAAataacaaatctttttatattatgaaatatttgaaaattgtcGGTATGTTTGTACATGGCATTGATTTCCAAACTATCCCTaaattaatgaagaaaaacaactaactttcaGTTCTTAAGAGGAGAAACTCATCTGCAACTGAGCGATATCTACAAGAATATGCTCATTGGTTGGGTAAATGTCATCATCATTAACGATTGACATGAAAAGGACATCCTGCAATAATGCAATGGAGTCAAGTCGCAGCATGCTGAAGCAGTTAATAACCTGAAAGAGCATACACAGGGGATCAACAACTGGAGTCCATGCAAGATACCATTAATTTACTAGGAAATGATCTACAAGAATATGCTCATTGGTTGGGTAAATGTCATCATCATTAACGATTGACATGAAAAGGACATCCTGCAATAATGCAATGGAGTCAAGTCGCAGCATGCTGCCGCAGTTAATAACCTGAAAGAGCATACACAGGGGATCAACAACTGGAGTCCATGCAAGATACCATTAATTTACTATGAGATGCTATTGACAACAAATTTGCCATCTTAGGACCCCCGAGACACATGAGATAAATACATCTTTTGCTAGCGAAACGTAGTTTAACTGAACAAAGTGAAGTAGGTAAACCACAACACAGCATTTGTGCTCTGGAAGATAAAtagttttcttgtttgaaacCCCACAAAgcaaccacacaaattcaaagCATCACATCACAATTTCCATCATATAACTTTCTGAGTAATGCGATCATGGCTGGAAAAGGAATCCTAGTACATCTTGCAGACAGTttatcaacaacaaaaatgtcAATGTTTACATAATAGTTACTGCTGTGACAAGGCATCACTGGTATTGGCATCATAAAACTATCAAAGGGGAGCAGACCAAAAGCTAAATGCTAAACCCATTTTTGGTTCATTGCCTTATCTGAAGAATTCACGTTAAAAGTGCATGAAGGCTAGCTGAGTGAAAATAGAAATGGAGAAAGGGATTACCTTGGAAAGAACATGACCAAATGTCAACTCTAGATATATTACCCAGTTCATGGAGGCCTATCAAAACCAGGTAAAAAACGATGACCAACTCAAACATAAACGTATCAAATGTATTCTAATTGAAAAGGAATACTAGAATAAACCTGTTATAAACTCCTCAACCTTCAGTTCAGTGACCCGCGGCACCTAAAAGATAAGGCAATCAGCAGGCAATTGATGAACGGAAGccaaaaagaatatgaataCAACTATTATAATACACAAAGAGCATATAGAGCAGCTGATCACATTGACTTCCGGACACAGCAACATTTAGTGTAGAGGAAGTATGTATCATGTTACCCTCAAAATGCACCAATGACTctattaaaaagagaaattgaaattgcattattttctgaaatccaaacatgttataattatgatgaCTTTCACTGCCCTAAAAATTTAGGCAGATAATCAAGTCTCATCAATAAAGCAGCCTAGTTAATATAGGAATAAACTTAGTAAGAAACATATCTAGTTTGTACTGACAACAACATAGGGAGAGGTAGTTAACAGGATGATGTTACTTTAATGTATTCAACCCCGAGATCAATGAGAACAGACTACTACTGACAACCTGATAAGTTCTACCTAAATAACACTTATATGTGGAGAAAATTAACTATCTGCCAAACAGTGATATAGAAATTGTATTCCTGACAAGGAAAATAATGCCTTAAATAGGCAGAGCAATTTGAAACTTTCTTGCAACTTGTTAGGCTGCTCAATCAGACATGACACAAAGCCATCCTCAAGCTTGTGCATTCATGGTAATGTcagcatttcatttctttcccAGAAGGTCTTAACTCTATTCTGCAGGCAATTACTTTCCACCAACTTCTTTATAAGTACCAAAATAGGTGTCCCAATAATTACAGTAGGGATGGAAACAACTCACAATAATAAAACTACTTATCACCAAATCACTTGACGTATATAGTCAAGCTACAATTTAACAGGGGAGAATAATAGACAAGGTTTAAAAGAtagtaaaaatcaaatttaaattatgtgtGAACAAAATTCAGAAAAGTAATACTAAAACACATAAGGAACTccaaaatgcaggataaggtCACAACCACTATCACAATGAACATTCTAAAAAGAGTAACCAAAAGAAAGATTGATTTCATTCATCAACTTGTGTGTCACACAAACAAGTCACATTACAATACTGTTAGAGCCATAGACTGAAACATTTTTCATGAAACAtgcttataaataataaagcaCATAACACAACCAAAGTAAATATCAAAGGCCATTCAATTATGTGTATGTTCTTCAACCAAAATTTCCAGGGCTGAAATCAGTGCGTAATTCTCAAGTGAGGGAAAGGCTGTGACAAGGCTAAAGCACACTAACAACGTAACAACTATAAGTTGTGTTACCTTCTAGAACCGCAGTGGCAAGGTATCTTTTTCTCCTCCAATGGGAATTTGTAATTGTAAGTGAGTTCTTCACCAGCAGATATGTGCCGCTTAGCATATATGAAAATCTTTTTCTGCCCCTCAACACTAATGACCTTCGTGTAGCAGTTAGGCTGaatttaaatcaacaaaattgtAATCTCATTTTAGAATGACTAAGGTACCAAACCACCAATGCAACATAGCCATAACCCTTTTGCCATGGTTACCTCACAAGAATGATTTATAAATCTAGCAATCCCTCCGCGCTTTGTAGCATCAACCTGcagataaatcaattaaatagtGTTGCTTTCTGTCAACAATGATCTTATTATATAGCATAAGACAACCATCATATCATTAAATTCCCGTTGGACATCTCACAAGTCGAGCTCAGGATGACTATTAGACCAGCAAACATAGAAAGTAAACACTGTAAATATTGGCAGGGGACCAATTGACTATTGAGTAACATAAGTAGAAAGTCCGAAACAAACAACAGAAAGGATTGATGAATAACAAAGGTGAAGGGGCAGAAGTGGTTCAATATAAGTCGATGAAAAGTTCAGTAACAATATAATAATGAAGAAATTGAGCTGCAAGCAAATAGAAGGTTATTCAGTAGAATAATGCATGGtaaccaaataaaaatagattcaaTTTATTGTCTACAGAAGTCTTCTGTTAGGCTGAGTGAATACAAGTTTTGTTTTACTTACCACATAACCATCATCCAATCTGAAAAGATAACTACTCCCAATTCCCATCTTCTCATATTGGCGCTCACGTATATCAGATATCTGTACAAGTGAAAGTGTTGCATTAATAGGATAAAAGTACTGACCCTAGTGATGAGATCAGTACAAGATACTAATACTTAATTTAACATTCCAAACAGTAATATTTTAGTGCCACTTGGGTATCTACGCCAGGTTCCAAAAGCTCCGTTACTCCATCACAATATGGTCACTGAAGATTATCGAGTTCTCTCCTTTATGGTACAAATGCCTCTAGGCAAAAGTCATATTCTTCTAGAATGAAAAGCTAATACATACAAAATCTAAAAGGAGACAAAACAATGGACTATTCAAGCCACTCGGACAGCTCATATCAGTAagcaataaaaaagaaagaggctGCTCACACGAGGGCGAATAAGTTCTCCAACATATTCAATAACAAAGTCCTCTGCCTCGATTGGTTCCAGCGCAACAAGACCCCAGTCATGTATCTTGCTTCGCTGGAAACGCAAACGTTTTTTCCTTGCCTGGTCAAAGAaaaattgctaatttatttattgcaacGAGCAGACAATGACATGAGGATCATCATTCAATTACCTTCAACTGTGTTGCTTTAAGAAGATCGGCACCCTCTGCGGCAGCAAGAAGGTTACGCAACTTAACCCTGTTTGTTCTCGCAGAAAGTCCCTTAAAACTTGATGAATGAGAACCAATACACTCAGAATTCATATATTGAGAATGCGGGCGACTACCCCGGACACGAGCCCTTTCTCCGGGACTAGCAGTCAAAGCCCATTCACGCCATTCCCAGCCATTCATAGACGACCTGGCACAACCATTTGACTGGGGACAAGGTCTTGCTATCCTCGACTTACTTCTCTTAATCTTATGTGCATCAACTTGTTTACATAGTGATTGTTTTGCAACGCCATTTGCTAGTTTCTGGACTTTCCCTGGTCGCAAAATTTGCGTATCATCAATCAGTTGCTTCCTTTTAAGTTTTGAGACCTTACTTGCTGTAAAAGAGTAGACAACAGCAAGATTAGTATATAATATCACAGTACTGGAAAATTGCTCAACAAATAAGTTTCGGACTAGCAATCAGGACAAATATGACATAAAGAGAAATAAGATATGATACCAACCTTTTGGCATTTTGGTGGTGCTACCAGTAGCTTCAAAATCCAAAGAATTCGATTCCAGACTTTTGGCACAAGTAATCCTCTCAAGATTGTGCTGGTCTTTGGTCAAAAAGGATGTATTCCGTGTATTGCTGCTTGAATCATCTTCGAAGAAATCATCTTTTAAGTATTCTTATAATCAGAACTTTTAGTATTTAGCTGTTGGACTGCagaattaatacaaaaaagaaagaaaaagaaaaagaaaaaacagaataCCTTGAATAGCACGAGCAACTTTCTCTGATCTCCAACTACAATTTTGCATGGATGATCCCTTTTCCCCAAGGATGCTAACATTAGCACATGGCTTGTTACTGTCATTTTCTGGACCCTGCTTCTCTAAATGAGGAATCATATATTGAACTTGAGCAGCCTGAGGAATAGTTTTAAGGGTATAAGATCTCCTTGACCTTTTCGATGCTCGGTTCAGATGATCAGTCTCTCCCATAGTCAGGGAGAGAATAAATGAATCTGATTTTTTACCACTCAGCTTTCTCCTCCGAGAATATGTGTATTCTTCTTTCAATAAAGATACTTCAGAATATCTCTCTCCATCATCaggtttttctttattcatgCAACGCACAGTACCCTGATAAAGCAAAGTAAAGACATGAAGAGAAAGAATCTATCTTTCCCATCCCACTAATGAAAGTAAATCATCAGGTAACTATAAATACTACCTTATTGGGTGATTCATATCTCCTAAAAGAGCATGTCGCTGTTATAGCTTTCTCAATAGCATCATCATATAaagattcaaattttttcatgacATAGTCATATATCCTCAACCGGCTTATCATCAATGCAACCTGGAAAGTGGTTTTCCAAGCATGCCCATCTAGTTTAAATGATTGCACTTGTCCAATTTGTGATAAAGAACAACGTTCAGTAATTTCCTCAGATTGAGGTGGGCGCAATTCATCAATAACTGCAATACTACTCGCATCATTTAAATGCATAGTCAATTTCTGGAAAGAGCGCTTGGAGAAATGTAACAGAACGTCTTCTTCCATACTTTCCTCGGATAGAGCTGGACACAGTTCATCTACTTCAATACCAGTTGGGTCATCTAAATGCATTGGCAGTTTTTGAAATGCACTCTTCGATAAAGTTGTCACAGAAACTTCATGACAGTGAATTACACTCTGATCTGACagattttttactaattgaGGTGGATGTTGGCGATCATCTGAGAATAGAAGTGTTGGGATTTTCTGAGAATTGTATCCACCTGTATGGTTGGGCAGATGAGAGGAGTATAGAGTTACCTGCCaagattgatatttttatacaaacacaTGATAAGATAGTTGGACAAGAAACACAAGGCATCTTAACATGACAACTCTTTCTCCTAGGGAAACTGGAGGTGGACATAAAAAAAAGCTTGTATTGAAGAAAGTTCCATCCATTTACCTCTTTCTTATGACTACTTTTTGGAAAATCAACCACCTTCTTCACTTCCTCATCCACAAATCTCTTAAAGTAATCTACCAACGACAACTTTGAAGATGAATGAAGGTTATCCAGTATATATTCCAAGATGACCTCCATGTCACCATAAATAGTATCGGAGCTCAAAACATTTCCTTTGGAAGACTTTTGTCCCTCAAAAGGTGAAGAAACTGATGGTGACTGCAATTGTACATCTATTGCAGTACTCACTGGTTCAAAACCAGGAGGGCAATCCACCTCAGAGCTGGAGGAGTCTTGTTCCTCCATTAGCTGTCAagccattaaatttaaattcagaaCCATACATACACCAAAAACTTAAACCAAAAATACGAAAATATCATTACATACATGGTATGCTGGTAGCTTTGTTCTCTGCACAGAGAACTGTTTGGATGTAATGCATTGCTCACCAACATAAGAAGGGGGAGGCCACCGTTTCATCTTTCTCCACGTGGATGTATACTCAGTTACAGGATCATAAAAGATTGCATTCCACATGACTTGCAAACAAGAATCAAAGAGCGTCCTGCTAACAGCGATATATGCAGCACAAAAGTTATCAAAGCCTCCAACTGATTTCATGCTGGGAGGAGATCTCATTGTTTCACTACTGCATCTTTCCTCAACAGTGTTACATACTTCTACTTCATCCCCAGCAGCAACATGTTCATTCCTCACTTGACATACTTCAGACTGACACATAAAGAATAGAAACATTTACAGGCGATAAGTAACATGATTAGTTTTTCTAATATGTGAGTACATACCATTCTGCGATAAGAACAACAGGATTTGGCATCGTGAATAAGTGGTTCAATGTTATGATTCTTGTTACTTTTCTTGGTGGCAAGAGAATCAGAAATTATGCAGCTAACTATCTCATCAAGTACAACTTTACGTGCTGTTTTCATGATCCCAAAGTGAAGCTGCAAACAAACTTCTTCAGAAATCTCAGATATCAAGTTAAATGCTGAGCCAGTGAGTTGGTCATTCACGTCATGCCCAAATACAGCTCCATGTCTAGCTGTTCGCCAAGTGTTTAACAGTGAATCCAAATCCAAGGGTTTGTACTTATTATCAGCATGATATATCTGCACCAAAGTACCATGACATGATCAATAAGGAATGGCTTAAGGGGAAAAAAGACAGCAACACAATAGAGCAGGATCAGAAGATGAAGCTTTACATAAGCAAAAACTTGAAGTCAACTACGGATAGAGTTTAAACCAGTGTTTTAAAAGGCGGTATCGATGGCTAAGGTGTTTCATATGTCTCAGGGAAGAGCAAATGCCCCGAgaaatctgattttttttaaaaaaaaatataagtaaggTATTGAATAACAAATTCTGGGCCTTCAAGAAACCTTTTCAATCACACATATGCCCAATCAGTAAGGAGCTTTGGGGAAGTAATGGCATGGCCCTACAAAGCCAAGGGCGCAAGCGCCCTTGTATTGCCGCAAGGCATAACTACCGCTCAGCCTGTGTGTTCCCAAAGGACAGTTCTTAAAGCACTAGCTAAAACTCTCACATCTGCAGGAGAATACTGGGAAAATATAAGCATGAAATGACATACAATTGTCGACTAAATCTTTGAGACTAAAGATGTTAAAAGttacatttaataatatctgGCGagtattgtatttatttccTAAAACTGTAGTGGAAATTCAAGTCTCAGAATCCCATGACAATGCATGATTGCTTAACACTTTGACACAGCCCTCATAGAGCAGAACATATACAAAAAGGTCAAGAGGGATCCACAGATCTCTTGAGCTTCTCATTCAAGAACTGGTCTCATCAACTTAAAGCTGTGCATAGAAAGTCACATATACAACTTGAAGGAGATAACTCAAGTATAACAAATCACAGATGCAGACAAAAGCGAACCATCTTAACTTTTCTCCTCCTGTTTTACGGAAGCGtcaaaaattactaataaaacATATCAGGCTGCAGAT includes:
- the LOC105165803 gene encoding histone-lysine N-methyltransferase ATXR7-like isoform X1; the encoded protein is MSNELNMNDAEYSQICDAGGSNFGYGSPAYVTGWMYVNQNSQMCGPYIQHQLYEGLYTGFLPEELPVYPVLNGNLLNPVPLNYFKQFPDHVATGFVYLNVPAPRVKESRNDCHGSNDQKLIPEKSDIDVKFPLSGDESCWLFEDEEGRKHGPHSLTELYSWCHCGYIRNSLLIYHADNKYKPLDLDSLLNTWRTARHGAVFGHDVNDQLTGSAFNLISEISEEVCLQLHFGIMKTARKVVLDEIVSCIISDSLATKKSNKNHNIEPLIHDAKSCCSYRRMSEVCQVRNEHVAAGDEVEVCNTVEERCSSETMRSPPSMKSVGGFDNFCAAYIAVSRTLFDSCLQVMWNAIFYDPVTEYTSTWRKMKRWPPPSYVGEQCITSKQFSVQRTKLPAYHLMEEQDSSSSEVDCPPGFEPVSTAIDVQLQSPSVSSPFEGQKSSKGNVLSSDTIYGDMEVILEYILDNLHSSSKLSLVDYFKRFVDEEVKKVVDFPKSSHKKEVTLYSSHLPNHTGGYNSQKIPTLLFSDDRQHPPQLVKNLSDQSVIHCHEVSVTTLSKSAFQKLPMHLDDPTGIEVDELCPALSEESMEEDVLLHFSKRSFQKLTMHLNDASSIAVIDELRPPQSEEITERCSLSQIGQVQSFKLDGHAWKTTFQVALMISRLRIYDYVMKKFESLYDDAIEKAITATCSFRRYESPNKGTVRCMNKEKPDDGERYSEVSLLKEEYTYSRRRKLSGKKSDSFILSLTMGETDHLNRASKRSRRSYTLKTIPQAAQVQYMIPHLEKQGPENDSNKPCANVSILGEKGSSMQNCSWRSEKVARAIQDDFFEDDSSSNTRNTSFLTKDQHNLERITCAKSLESNSLDFEATGSTTKMPKASKVSKLKRKQLIDDTQILRPGKVQKLANGVAKQSLCKQVDAHKIKRSKSRIARPCPQSNGCARSSMNGWEWREWALTASPGERARVRGSRPHSQYMNSECIGSHSSSFKGLSARTNRVKLRNLLAAAEGADLLKATQLKARKKRLRFQRSKIHDWGLVALEPIEAEDFVIEYVGELIRPRISDIRERQYEKMGIGSSYLFRLDDGYVVDATKRGGIARFINHSCEPNCYTKVISVEGQKKIFIYAKRHISAGEELTYNYKFPLEEKKIPCHCGSRRCRGSLN
- the LOC105165803 gene encoding histone-lysine N-methyltransferase ATXR7-like isoform X3, producing the protein MKTARKVVLDEIVSCIISDSLATKKSNKNHNIEPLIHDAKSCCSYRRMSEVCQVRNEHVAAGDEVEVCNTVEERCSSETMRSPPSMKSVGGFDNFCAAYIAVSRTLFDSCLQVMWNAIFYDPVTEYTSTWRKMKRWPPPSYVGEQCITSKQFSVQRTKLPAYHLMEEQDSSSSEVDCPPGFEPVSTAIDVQLQSPSVSSPFEGQKSSKGNVLSSDTIYGDMEVILEYILDNLHSSSKLSLVDYFKRFVDEEVKKVVDFPKSSHKKEVTLYSSHLPNHTGGYNSQKIPTLLFSDDRQHPPQLVKNLSDQSVIHCHEVSVTTLSKSAFQKLPMHLDDPTGIEVDELCPALSEESMEEDVLLHFSKRSFQKLTMHLNDASSIAVIDELRPPQSEEITERCSLSQIGQVQSFKLDGHAWKTTFQVALMISRLRIYDYVMKKFESLYDDAIEKAITATCSFRRYESPNKGTVRCMNKEKPDDGERYSEVSLLKEEYTYSRRRKLSGKKSDSFILSLTMGETDHLNRASKRSRRSYTLKTIPQAAQVQYMIPHLEKQGPENDSNKPCANVSILGEKGSSMQNCSWRSEKVARAIQDDFFEDDSSSNTRNTSFLTKDQHNLERITCAKSLESNSLDFEATGSTTKMPKASKVSKLKRKQLIDDTQILRPGKVQKLANGVAKQSLCKQVDAHKIKRSKSRIARPCPQSNGCARSSMNGWEWREWALTASPGERARVRGSRPHSQYMNSECIGSHSSSFKGLSARTNRVKLRNLLAAAEGADLLKATQLKARKKRLRFQRSKIHDWGLVALEPIEAEDFVIEYVGELIRPRISDIRERQYEKMGIGSSYLFRLDDGYVVDATKRGGIARFINHSCEPNCYTKVISVEGQKKIFIYAKRHISAGEELTYNYKFPLEEKKIPCHCGSRRCRGSLN